Within the Setaria viridis chromosome 3, Setaria_viridis_v4.0, whole genome shotgun sequence genome, the region GTTGAAAGGAATATTACAAGCAGTATATCTACATGGGGATGCAGTACTTAGATAAAGTGAATTATGTTGTTTCAATTACTGAAAGAAaccattttttatttgaaatcacGTATATTTATGGAATTTCAgtcttattaaaaataatatttgcACTCCATAGTAAGATCTCGTTTTTGCTTTTCCCTTTTCTGTTGCCATCTATTTATCCAATTTCTGACCAAACATATATCTTTCTAGCTGCTAGATTCAGTTTAATATTTGACTATGCATTTCAATAACCATGTACTGTATTGAgttcctttttatttcttttctcttttttgggCATTTTGATTAAGATTGTTGACTGCTATCCCAGGCAGATATGCAAGTGAGGGATAAAATCCTGACACTCCTGGACTCTTGGCAAGAAGCATTTGGCGGGCCTGGTGGAAAGCACCCTCATTATTACTGGGCATATGCTGAATTGAAGGTGTGGTTGGTGTCTCTTGCATTATCAGATAGCTATATTACATGAGAAACACATTACTTTTAGCATTATTAGTGTTACTTCCACGTGGGGACTAGTATGATTTCTTATCCTATTCTGTGTCAACTGTAACCTTGAGTGCATAAAAAGCTCAACAAGATACATGGAACTATTACTAAGGGAATTTAATAAAAATTGACTCTACTTTCTGCACCTTACTGTCTTGCACTGTATAGTCAAAACTTGCTCAAGAATCACATTTTCTGAAAACTTGTCAAGAATCATATTGAAAAACAATTGTGTGGTTGAGGAGAAATTTGAACTATACAAGTTTAGACCGAGAGCACTATAATACTTATGAAAAATGATTAAAGTATATTTTTTAAACACCTGTATAAAGTATTCCTTTAAAGAGATTTTACATCAGATCGGGAGATTACTTTGCATGAGATGATGGATATTTTTAATTGCAGCGAGCTGGAGTAGAATTTCCTAAGCGCTCACCTGATGCTGCACCGGTATTTACTCCTCCGGTCACGCGCCCAGCATCTTTGCCATCATATCTTCAAGCAGGGTATGGAATGCAAGTCAATTCTTCCTTGACGCTTGATGAGGTGATGTCATCTAACGGGGCTTCACTGAGGTAACCTTACTTTTCCAAGAGAAAGAAAATTTGGGTGGCAGTATTCTTTTGCCTCCTGTGCTACATGACATGCTTTTATCTGATTAGCATGCCAGACTTGGAACGTATGCTGGGGGCTGCGGAACTATTAGGCGAGATGCTGAGAGCTGTGGATCCAAATGATCATGATGTAAGCATAtatatttcatcattttttttatacGTAACATGTAGTTTTCAATAAGTTTCATACTGTTTAATAATAAACTAGGTAGATCGTTATGTCCATTACTTCTGTATCTTTGACTGCACAAGTCTGCATTTTGCTAGTAAAATACATATGGCTTTAATATTGTGGTGTTGAGTGACTCTTGATTTAGTTAGTACCCATTCTATGTCTCTTCGTAAGTATTTGTGCAGTCTGTGTATAGCCAGATTAGGCTCATCCGGTCCATCTCTCTTCTATATTTATGAACCCTATCATGACATAAATATGCATTTATAAAGTAGCATTTCTGACAACTTTTTAATGCTTAGGCTGTCAATGATGAAATTATCACGGAACTTGTAAACCAATGTCGGTCAGACCAAAAAAAGATCTTGAGTCTGGTAAGTTCACTGAGGTATGTGACTGCATGACTCTTGTTCTTCATCTATGATCTGTTACTTAAGGAGATGTGTACCAGTGGGCGAACCAGCAGTTTTTTCAATTACACTGTTGGGACACTGGTTGTTTGATTTGCATCTAAAGTTCCCGTTCGAAGCTACTGATATTATTCTACAAATTTAGGAGGCTAGGGACAGAGATGACTGCCATCAATTATTTACATCTTGCTAAGTCAGGACGTCGCTCAAAAGCATGGGTCCAGATAACACTAATGATACTGTTCCTTGTAGGCTCTTAGCATTTTGAGTATTATAAATATAAACTATCATTTTAATCCTTCCTAGTCTGAAGCCATCCTGTTAGAGTCCTTTCGTTGAATActccctcttttttttaatacataATGTTTCGGACAAGAAAATTAGTTCAATTTGAAGTAATTAGCTTCTCCTAAACATCATAAATGAAGTTTGAAAACTCTTCCCTAGCATACTAATGTTGACTAGTAGCAAGCAAGCACTCATTACACAGGGATGATTTTCAGGATAGTAGTTGTAAATATGTTATTTTTGGTACCTACTGTCAGTCTATTCTTCCAAATTAATTGCCTGAAGCTCTTCTGTATTACAGGGATGAGGAACTCTTGGGCCAAGCTCTTGACTTAAATGATAAATTACAGATTCTGCTTGAGAAACATGATGCAATGGCATCAGGTTCTCCTCTACCAGCCGAAGTAACAGATGTGGTGAGTGAATTGCCAGCAGGAACCACTCCAAACCTAGGTGAAAAGGTTGCTCCTACAGCTGCAGTTACTCCAACAATGGTATCAACCAATGTTTTaaatgacgaggaggaggaagacgaagatgacgAGTTCTCTCTGCTCGCTCGCAGGTCACACTGTGACCATGCCAATCTTCTCATTCTTTACTTAGCCTCTTTTCGTTGCATCATTTAGAGCTGACAGTTACTTTTGATCAGGAACTCAAGATTCAGACCCACAAACAGTGAGAGTGCCTCTCCTAGTTTAGGCACATATTCGTCAACCATCCACGAGGGAACATCAAGTTCAGCAGCTTCTGTTCCCTCTACAACTTCATATGTTCCAAGCAATGCATTGTCTCTGCCTGATCCTCCAGCCCCCGTGAGGACTTCTCCAGAAGACCAGGTTATGAGTGACCTTCTTGCACTCACCATATCGTCAAACCCATCACCACCCTATACCCCAATAACACCTGAACCAGCCTTGAATCAAGGTGGCTCAACAGCTAGTCATCCACAGCCTTATAATGTAAATCAAGGACATGCAACTGCAAATTATGTAGCTCCATGGGCACAGCCCCAGTCTCAAGCTGCAGGCATTCAGCAACAGACACCATCCCAGTCACAGTTGCCCTACAACTCATTAGCTtacccgccgccaccatgggCCTCCCAGGACAGCATGGAATCGAACCCTTTTGTGGTATCATCGTCCCAGCATCAATCAAGCTCCAACTCGCCTATCAACGTGCCACCGAACTTGAGGCCCCTACAGCAATCGCAGTCTTTTGCAGTGCCACTTCGCACTGCGAGTTTAGACTCACCAATAAATGGGAACCTGAAGCAACCACTCTCTGCTGGGGCTCGCAGACCATCTTATGTTTCTTCCAACAAGTTCTTCGATGACCTGTTTGAGAGAAATTCAGATGGTAGCCTGAAAGTAGGCGGTACAGTTGGCAGTGGCACGTCCAGTCCATACAAGGCATAGTGAGGACTATGGAAAATAAAATGTAAAGAATGCTTATCATGCTAGACTGTTCGCTTGTCTTGAATTTTCCAGTTATCAGcctgcctgcatgtttgtgggATTTCCCCTTCTCAGCTTAGAATGATTTGGTTGATGCTTCTGGCTGGGGAACTTGCTGACCTGTAAATAAATAATTTATGCCAAACCAAGCTAGTTGAAAGCATCAGCCTATTTGTTAGCCAAACATTTTGAATGGCAGTAACGAAACAGTTCGGTTCTACATGTACAGTTCTTATGTAGTACAGCTGGTTTCTCTCTGCTGACCAATGGTGTCTATAACATAGCAAAACTCATGTCTACCAAATAAAGTTAAAATATGCCATGTGTAGACATGAAGTTGATGCCCACATTTCGCCATTCCACTTCAGCAAAGAACAGAGCACATTTGTTCAGTACGCTGTGCACACTTGGAGCTACTTGCCAACATTTTGGTATTTGTAAAGTTTGGCACATAACAAGTAGTACCCGAAGTTGACGGTCGCCATCACGGCGAGCAACCAGTAGATGTTCTCCAGCCTGGACGCGTTCATGTTGTTGGGCAGCCACGCCGTGGCGCGCcggacgacgccgacgagggcggTGCTCAGGTAGAAACCGAGCGCGATGACCACGGCGACCATCCCCGTGGACGTGTTCCTGAGCGGTGGCGGGAACTCCTCGTAGTACAGCGTCACGCCGCCGGGGAAGTAcagcgcctcgccggcgccggccagcgCGAGCGGCAGGACTAGCCAAGTCACCGACAGCGGCGACACCCACGCCGGCTGGCCCTCCGCGCCGTGCGCGCGCACGGTGGCCATGCGGCGGCGCTCGACGACGGCGCACGCGGCGAGGCTGAGGACGGCGAGCACGTGGCCCGCGCCGATGCGCTGCAGCGGCGTCGGCGTGTGCCCCGTGAGCCGCCGCCAGAGCGGGAGGAGCGCGCGgtcgaggaggatgagggaggcGACGATGGAGACGAGGATGACGACGGTCATGGAGCCCGCCGGCACGGTGAAGCCGCCGAGGGCGCGGTCCATGGCGAGCGCCTGCAGGACGGTGAAGTTGATCTGCGTGCCGAACGCGACGCTGAGGACGATGGACGAGCTCCACAGCGGCAGGATGCGGACCACGGCCTTGAAGTCCTCCACCTCCCGCACCGTGCAGATGCGCCACGGCCGGACCACGGACCCATCCGCCGGAGTGACATCGCCGTCGGTGATCAGTGCCGCGCGGTTCAGGAAGCTACGATCGGTCGGGTGTGCATGTCGAAGCGGATACCATTATCGTCAGTTTAGTCATCAAGCTTCCATACATGTGACACAAAGTGGCAACAAAAATTCTGAGTTGACAAGTAAGTCAAATTTCTAGTATGAGGTTATTCCCACCTTATATGTTGTATACTTAGCGTCAATTTCTAGTATGCGACTAGACACACTCAACACCGTAGATTGGGTCTGATTAATTCCTACGACACAATTAACGTGATCTTTGAACGAAGTTCGTTCAAATTAATCTATCGGACAACGACATCAGGTTATCAAATCTACCAATATGAATAACGTTGCCGTCATTCCTCTGTTTTCTCTGATCGCTGATTCTAGTAACGTGCACTGCCTTCATCCCTATGTATGGCCAATATATAAGTTGACATTGCCAGATTATTTGAGAAGTTTGTTGCTGACATCTTTGACTAGCTCCTGGCACTGCTAGGCGGGAGGAGACTGCGCCGGGTCAAACGCATCCCAATTTTGTCAAATTTTGCTAATTTTTTGAACCATGATGCTTGACCTTACAAGGCAACGTTCTTTTTTAAAGTGTATGAAAGGGCATCGTTTTCTTACCTGAAGCTGTCGCTTGGAGCAGCAAGGCTAGTAGCGTCGCTGACGTCGCCGTCCTTGTCACTGGCACTGCTGCATCGTCGCCCGTGGTAAAACCTCAGCTCCTCTGACGTCGTCGCCAAGTTGACTTTCCATttcctggcggcggcgacggcgaccctCGCGAGCGCCGTGAACGGGCTCCCCTGCGCGCCTGGCCGGCGGTAGTAGGGCGTGccggcgagcagcgcggcgacCCCCGCCAGGCTGGCGGCGCCGGAGATGGCGTAGCCGAGCGCCCACGACACGTTGTCCTGGACGTAGACGATGGCGGTCGAGCCGACCACGGAGGAGGCGTAGAAGAAGACGAAGTACCAGTTGAAGAGCACGTCGCggtccgcggcggcgtcgaacTGGCTCGCGCCCAGGGTCGCTTGGTTGAACCGGGCGCCCCCCGCGCTGACGCACAGCATGAACACCGCCGCGTACAGCGCCGCCATCTGCCCCGTCGACGCCGGCTCGcacgcgtcgccgccggcgcccggctgGCACGGCACCGGACGGAGGCCGTGCAGGCTCGCCGTGAGAGTGAACATGACCAAGGCCTGGTCCCGTGTGTCCATGCGTACGTTGGTGATTCTGtctgacgaggaggaagataaTAAGAAATTAGATGCACTCACCAGGACAGAGAAGACCATGGACACGGCGACGACGGGGTAGCAGCCGAAGAAGGCGTCGGCGACGATAGCGCCGCCGACGGGGGCCAAGCTGAGGCATCCGAGGGCGATGCTGGAGATCTGCGCCGCGTCGACGCGCGGCACGTTGTACTTCTTGACGAGGTAGACGACGAAGTTGCTTGTCGCGCCGCCCCTCGCCACTCCAAGCCCGAGCATCGCCAcggcgaggaaggggaaggTGATCCATCCCCCCTTGTTGTTCCTGGCATCACCAGGCTGCGGCTGCAGGGACTCGTGATCGGCTCTGAGGTTACGGCGAGGCTGAGGTTCTTGCGGCCCCTTCGGCTCCATTCTGCTGTATCTCCCTCTATCAGGTGCTCGATCGATATACTTGCACGTTGTTACAGAAAAATGGCCGGATTATATATAACTCTGTATGACTGTATGTGCACGGGTGGGGAAGTCAAGACCCCGGAGTACGAGGGACAGTCTGAAGACGACCAGACGAGTAGTGAACGTTGGAAACGGCCATCTAtccctttatttttttatatatatacaaaacATAGTAAATACATGCACGTAACCTTATTTTTATGAATATTTTTGAGTGGCCGAACCGACAGATTAATGAGATTGACGAAGCTACCATTAGCATCTCGATGTTGACAGGCACGTCACCTGCCACTAAAAGAATAGCGTCGAAATTCAAGAAAATACAAGCATACGTGTTGAGGCGAGGAGAACCCAGGTGAGCAGGTTTCACAAAGAAAACTTAACAGCTGAGTTACGCTTAGTTCGTGGTCACCTGTCCCTTTCGATAGGTTCACCCATTCAGCTCAATTTCTAAGACCAGCTACATGGTGACTATTGTCACGCCCAGGGTTCCCATCGAAATGAGCGAAATTTGTGAAATTTCAACtgaaatttggattaaaaaGTTGGATCTTTTCGTGAACAGTGCGATATTTCGGATGACCATGACCAAAATTTTGCGAAATTTTGGTCAGAATTTTTATCCCTGGTCACGCCTAGTTCCTTTTCTATGATAAAGAGACCCAAGTGATGAAAGAATATTTGATTTCCAATACGTTGGTATCACTTCTCTCGCAATTGTTGCTTGCAAATCTGCTATCTTAGTTTGTTGATTGAATTGAAAGTGGAACGCACGTAAGTCCTTGGTCAAACTTCACAAGCAAAGACAAAAATTCGGAAAAACTATTTGTCACACACGCTACTAGGTGCTCCCACGTCGCAGAAGGGAGCGAGAACCCTGACGTTAATACATTTTTTTCCCATTCAAAACTTTAAATTTATCTTTCTCATAAATGGTAGATCTTATTGAATCCATTCAACCTTTGTGCTACTTATAATTAATGCAACAAAATAAGATCTAATATAGATATTTCTCGTTTTTCGAAATGTTAGAACATTTTTCTACTTGGCATTGTTCTCCTGAACCTGGACAATTTGACGGTGAGGCTGGAACAACTTTGTTCTAAACCTGTAGTAACTTCTAACCGAAACAATTTGATGGTAGAGCTATAAAAAATTGATAGTGAAGCTAAAAACTTTAATGTGAAGCTCTAAGAATAGTTCAAtttaaaaagtcaaaataatGTGATCCAAATGTAGTCAAGTGTAGATTTGTTTTAAAGAGTTCAACGTGAGGTCATGAATTTACATGCAAAGTATATAAGCCCTACAAAGTTGCTTTTAAAGCATGGGACCAGTTAATAGAAGTTAGATAATATGGACTTTGGCAGAACTCAACTCCGAGATCTAGGTCGGATATGTAATTTGAAGATTAAAATAAAGTGGTTTAAATATATGTATTGATAAAATGATTCATCCGAATGCTTCAGATGTACCTACAATTCTGGTCCCTGAAATTTTTTAAGCTATCAATATCTAGTTCCAAgcgatccttttttttttaaactgGAATCCTGCCAAACAGGATCTATACAAAtttatatatactccctccatcccataaAAATTACAATCCTGATATTTAATTAGTTAAAATCAATAAAAGAGTATAATTCTATTAATTAGAGCACAAGCGGGGTCCATTTAATTACCTTGCATGGCTAATCTAATTGAACCAAAATTTTGCCTTGCGTGTTATCATTTACGCTAGCGAAAAAACAAAGATAATTAGTAAGGATACAGTAGTCATTTGACAACAGTACTAAACCTTCTAAAAGAACTGCAATTAAATTTTTATGGAATGATGGAAGTATCTGTTATTTATGTCATCTAAAATCATACATGATGTCGTTTTAGGCAGCTTATGTATTTCACATCAAACCGACATGCCCTATTTTCCATTACCTTGGGAAGTGCTGTTGAAACcctacttttttttatttttttaggaaaGTGTGAGGGCTCCTACATGTCATGCGGACTCCaagagttttccaaaaaaattcttcccaaaaTAAGGTATTGGaagctatgctaaaaaaaattcccccaaaaacatataaGACCACAACAGAACACTAAAAACTACTTCCCAATATTTACCACATCATCGTAACTGGGCCTACCTTTGGAACGAAACCCTCCTCTACCTCCAGAACTCCATCCAAATTTGCGCTAAAAAGGTTTGAATCAAGCTGCAGAGGGGCTTTTTATCTTGAACAGTTTCTTTAACGCTCAAATCAACTAAAGTTTTGCTCTTCTCAATTGCATCCAGTGATTTGCTGCTGCCATTGTCACTGAAGATGCTGGAGAATGGACAAGAGCTGAATTCTTTGTTCGAGAAGCCTGACATCAGTGTTCTTAGGCTGGGTGAAGGAAGCATCCAATCCTCCATCAATGTTATGCGGTTGTCAGTTCTGACTGAAACTTTTAAAGCAAAGTAGCAAACCGTGAGGTGAGGGGTGCCCAGCTCGGTGCAGGCGCGGAGCACCTACGGGGAGGAGGAACCTGTACTGCACAGCCCTGCGCCGTGCATGGACGCGAACGTCTCACACGACGCACCCCATCGCCGCGCGCGGATGCAGGCGCCGATCTCTCGCACGTAGGGCCCGGCGAGGTCCTGCTCTCGCTCTTGCGTTGGCCGCGCGTGCGCGTGGCGCGGCGACACATGCCCCTGGCTCTGTGGTGCGCCGTTGAGCAGGTAGCGGTGCTGCACTTGGGTGGATGGGCGGTGGAAAGatggaaagaagagaaaaaaaaatgatggatTGGGGAGGAACGCCAATGCTAAAATATACGTATTGGCAGGCTGCTTTTTAGCGTCGCGAAAAAATTGGGGAAAGTTTGgatggact harbors:
- the LOC117849619 gene encoding TOM1-like protein 6, which translates into the protein MAAAVRVDKATNELLLGPDWTLNIDICDAVNSDHGQAKEVIKALKKRIQHKNANVQFLALTLLETLIKNCGDRVHVQVIERNILDEMMKIVKKKADMQVRDKILTLLDSWQEAFGGPGGKHPHYYWAYAELKRAGVEFPKRSPDAAPVFTPPVTRPASLPSYLQAGYGMQVNSSLTLDEVMSSNGASLSMPDLERMLGAAELLGEMLRAVDPNDHDAVNDEIITELVNQCRSDQKKILSLVSSLRDEELLGQALDLNDKLQILLEKHDAMASGSPLPAEVTDVVSELPAGTTPNLGEKVAPTAAVTPTMVSTNVLNDEEEEDEDDEFSLLARRNSRFRPTNSESASPSLGTYSSTIHEGTSSSAASVPSTTSYVPSNALSLPDPPAPVRTSPEDQVMSDLLALTISSNPSPPYTPITPEPALNQGGSTASHPQPYNVNQGHATANYVAPWAQPQSQAAGIQQQTPSQSQLPYNSLAYPPPPWASQDSMESNPFVVSSSQHQSSSNSPINVPPNLRPLQQSQSFAVPLRTASLDSPINGNLKQPLSAGARRPSYVSSNKFFDDLFERNSDGSLKVGGTVGSGTSSPYKA
- the LOC117849616 gene encoding protein NRT1/ PTR FAMILY 2.3 isoform X2, producing the protein MEPKGPQEPQPRRNLRADHESLQPQPGDARNNKGGWITFPFLAVAMLGLGVARGGATSNFVVYLVKKYNVPRVDAAQISSIALGCLSLAPVGGAIVADAFFGCYPVVAVSMVFSVLALVMFTLTASLHGLRPVPCQPGAGGDACEPASTGQMAALYAAVFMLCVSAGGARFNQATLGASQFDAAADRDVLFNWYFVFFYASSVVGSTAIVYVQDNVSWALGYAISGAASLAGVAALLAGTPYYRRPGAQGSPFTALARVAVAAARKWKVNLATTSEELRFYHGRRCSSASDKDGDVSDATSLAAPSDSFSFLNRAALITDGDVTPADGSVVRPWRICTVREVEDFKAVVRILPLWSSSIVLSVAFGTQINFTVLQALAMDRALGGFTVPAGSMTVVILVSIVASLILLDRALLPLWRRLTGHTPTPLQRIGAGHVLAVLSLAACAVVERRRMATVRAHGAEGQPAWVSPLSVTWLVLPLALAGAGEALYFPGGVTLYYEEFPPPLRNTSTGMVAVVIALGFYLSTALVGVVRRATAWLPNNMNASRLENIYWLLAVMATVNFGYYLLCAKLYKYQNVGK
- the LOC117849616 gene encoding protein NRT1/ PTR FAMILY 2.3 isoform X1, producing MEPKGPQEPQPRRNLRADHESLQPQPGDARNNKGGWITFPFLAVAMLGLGVARGGATSNFVVYLVKKYNVPRVDAAQISSIALGCLSLAPVGGAIVADAFFGCYPVVAVSMVFSVLVSASNFLLSSSSSDRITNVRMDTRDQALVMFTLTASLHGLRPVPCQPGAGGDACEPASTGQMAALYAAVFMLCVSAGGARFNQATLGASQFDAAADRDVLFNWYFVFFYASSVVGSTAIVYVQDNVSWALGYAISGAASLAGVAALLAGTPYYRRPGAQGSPFTALARVAVAAARKWKVNLATTSEELRFYHGRRCSSASDKDGDVSDATSLAAPSDSFSFLNRAALITDGDVTPADGSVVRPWRICTVREVEDFKAVVRILPLWSSSIVLSVAFGTQINFTVLQALAMDRALGGFTVPAGSMTVVILVSIVASLILLDRALLPLWRRLTGHTPTPLQRIGAGHVLAVLSLAACAVVERRRMATVRAHGAEGQPAWVSPLSVTWLVLPLALAGAGEALYFPGGVTLYYEEFPPPLRNTSTGMVAVVIALGFYLSTALVGVVRRATAWLPNNMNASRLENIYWLLAVMATVNFGYYLLCAKLYKYQNVGK